The DNA sequence ACTTACCATCAAAGAAAGAAACCATTGATTTATACAAATCATTTGGAATTACTAGAATGCGTATATACTTTCCAGAAGCCGAAGTCTTTGAAGCCCTAAAAGGTTCAAACATAGAGTTAATAGTAGATGTTGCAAAAGAATCTCTTCAAGCTATTTCTTCTAATCCTAATGCAGCAAAGGATTGGGTCAACACAAATATTGTACCCTATTCAAAAGACATCAAATTCAGATACGTCACGGTTGGCAATGAAATTCACCCTGGTGATGTTGAAGCACAATACGTTTTTTCCGGCATGCAAAACATTCATGATGCACTTGCATCGTTCAATTTAGGCCAAATTAAAGCTTCCACTGCAATTGATTCAAGCCTACTTGGAAAATCATATCCACCTAGTGATGGAGCTTTCAGTGACGCTGCTAATGCTTACAtgcaaaaaattattaatttcttgGTGCCAAATGGGTCACCACTTCTTGCTAATATATATCCCTATTTTGCTTATGCTAATAATCAAAAAGATATACCATTAGAATATGCTCTTTTTACTCAACAAGGTAAGAATGATGTTGGGTACCAGAATTTGTTTGATGCTATGCTGGATTCAACGTATGCTGCTTTGGAGAAAATAGGTGCAAATAATTTGCAAATTGTTGTGTCTGAGAGTGGCTGGCCAAGTTTTGGTGGAGTTGGAACTTCAATTCAAAATGCAGGTGCTTACtatcaaaatttgattaatCATGTTAAGGGTGGGACTGGAACCCCAAAGAGACCCAATCAACCTATAGAGGTTTATTTGTTTGCTATGTATGACGAGAATCAGAAGCCAGGTGCAGAAACTGAGAGGCATTTTGGGCTTTTACATGCTGATAAATCAGGCAAATTCCCACTTAATTTCAAGTGAACTAATTATTATACATCAGGTCttcatcatatgtatatatattatgaaaTAAATGTTTAGGTGATCCTAGCAATCTAAGCAAAAAGGAGAATATTGTGAGCTGTCTCTATGTAATATACTAATATGTATCAGTTTCAATCTGAATGAATAATTCAATAAAGGATCATGTTTATGCttgtaataatttattatgttaTAAACTATAATTTAAACAGACACTAAGTTTTTCAAATCATCTCTCTTTGCGTCTCTGATTTTTGTCAGGTGTCTGTGCTCAGTTATACTATTTGAACTATTCTCACAAATAATTTTATAGAAAAGTCCAAACAAGTGGAGCTAATGGGTTGCAAATTCCCTGCTTAGAACAAATTGGGCATAAGAAGTTGCCGATAAAACagatttttgttataaaataactaaataaataaagaagaagtaataaatataaataaagaaatataaagagagagaaaagagtaTTGCAACGTAAAGAGGGAGAGAATTATTTATTGATGTGTAGTGTACTTTCATTCAGAGGCTTAACCTTCTATTTATAATGAAATATTTTCAAACTACATTTAATAGAGTCATCATTAGTAAATAGAGTTTCATAGAAAATGGGCATCCACATCAGTACTTATCATAACACTCCCTCTTGGATGACCATTTAAGATTattgcctcattaaaaccttactaaagaaaaatccagtggaaaaaaaccttagtgaaggaaaaagagtataATATCCTTTGgtgatggggactgcctcattaaaaaccttgtcaagaaaaatccaatgggaaaaaaaacctgaccaaggaaaaaagagtacagtctctccctcttgtcgacatcatttaatgtctcgaaatcggcgcatcccaatctcatgtaccaatctttcaaaagaggattttgggagtgactttgtaaataaatctgccaaATTGTCACTTGAGCgaatctgttggacatcaattgtcccttgattttgaagatcacgagtgaagaagaatttgggagaaatatgctttgttctatcacctttgatatatccgcctttaagttgagcaatacatgatgtattatcttcaaacaggatagttggagctatcttctgatcaatcagtccacatgatgatagaatatattggatcacactcctcagccaaaaacactcgcgactagtttcatgtatcgctagtatttcagcatgattagaggatgttgcagcaattgtctgtttcgtggacctccatgatatagctgtaccaccatatgtgaacaggtatcttgtttgagatctccctttatatGGATCAGACAAATATCCaacatctgcatagccaactaatagttacttggatccatagggataaaacaatcccatatcaactgtcccatgaagatatcgaaagatttgtttgattccattccaatgtcttctggttggagaggaactatatcttgctagtaaattcacagcaaatgatatatcgggTCTTGTATTATTAGCAATATACATTagtgctccaatggcactaagatatggtacttcaggaccaaggatatcttcattttttttctttaggacggaattgatcctttttcacatccaaagatcttacgatcattggtgtacttaatggatgtgatttatccatataaaatcttttcaagatcttGTCTGTGTATGCtatttgatgaataaagatcccattttttatatgctcgatctgcaggccgagacaaaatttagttcttccaagatctttcatctcaaactcttcttttagagtttttataattgttggaatcttttcaggagttccaatgatatttaaatcatcaacgtacacagcaataataatgaatccagatgcagttttctttatgaaaactgatgaattggatttttgacggtttagaatttcacaaatgaattctcgttgcaagtatagtttctaaaccaacaataatcctttcatacaaaaagttgtttgtcacaagtaacaaacccctaaatttataaaccgaagtatttaaacctcgggtcgttctccctaggatttacaataaagtgtcttgttattggttgtgagtcatttttggggttttgataagaagcatgaaagataaatggcaagaaagtaaactaaggcctaaaaaggtcttggcaaaggttggtggtcaaggatctctatcctaatca is a window from the Arachis stenosperma cultivar V10309 chromosome 3, arast.V10309.gnm1.PFL2, whole genome shotgun sequence genome containing:
- the LOC130965443 gene encoding glucan endo-1,3-beta-glucosidase-like, producing MLFMFFLGVLLSIGLEFTAAQSPGVCYGMIAGNLPSKKETIDLYKSFGITRMRIYFPEAEVFEALKGSNIELIVDVAKESLQAISSNPNAAKDWVNTNIVPYSKDIKFRYVTVGNEIHPGDVEAQYVFSGMQNIHDALASFNLGQIKASTAIDSSLLGKSYPPSDGAFSDAANAYMQKIINFLVPNGSPLLANIYPYFAYANNQKDIPLEYALFTQQGKNDVGYQNLFDAMLDSTYAALEKIGANNLQIVVSESGWPSFGGVGTSIQNAGAYYQNLINHVKGGTGTPKRPNQPIEVYLFAMYDENQKPGAETERHFGLLHADKSGKFPLNFK